In the genome of Triticum urartu cultivar G1812 chromosome 5, Tu2.1, whole genome shotgun sequence, one region contains:
- the LOC125510433 gene encoding uncharacterized protein LOC125510433 translates to MASKATAATSWRWRLLLLLLVAVAALCWIPPAIAMAAAASTAKKGARRSLLGFVEAQGNSSYRCSPSGPCIPCQYSEKNDEKYCCSETGYRLPLKCVQVQNGTKEENKTKDRKMLAETSTPTGPKHYVTYRSCVPLEDEEKLSILGFEVLMAGMLLVSGPFVYYRKRQASLMQGVSRIPTNAPRF, encoded by the exons ATGGCGAGCAAGGCGACGGCGGCGACGTCGTGGCGGtggcggctgctgctgctgctgctggtggcggtggcggcgctgtGCTGGATCCCGCCGGCGAtcgcgatggcggcggcggcgtcgacgGCCAAGAAGGGGGCGCGGAGGTCGCTGCTGGGGTTCGTGGAGGCGCAGGGCAACTCCTCCTACCGGTGCAGCCCCTCCGGCCCCTGCATCCCCTGCCAGTACTCCGAGAAG AATGATGAGAAGTACTGTTGCAGTGAAACTGGCTACCGTTTGCCTTTGAAATGTGTACAAGTACAAAATGGTACAAAAGAAGAGAACAAAACAAAGGATAGAAAGATGTTGGCCGAGACATCCACGCCAACTGGCCCAAAACATTATGTTACTTACAGGAGTTGCGTACCGTTGGAGGATGAAGAGAAACTATCTATTCTTGGTTTCGAG GTCCTCATGGCTGGAATGTTGCTTGTAAGTGGGCCGTTCGTGTATTACCGGAAACGGCAAGCAAGTCTAATGCAAGGGGTTTCAAGAATTCCGACAAACGCTCCTAGGTTTTAG
- the LOC125510432 gene encoding RCC1 domain-containing protein RUG3, mitochondrial-like, with translation MLRRLLPLHRRCYSASATSSGAAPTLYSGGDHPVSLLSWGRGASGQLGGGKEERRLYPAPVARLLLPVPSPVLPPTPGRLPPAAGTEAAGGVEVGISCGLFHSALLVDGAAWVWGKGDGGRLGLGDEASAFVPRANPNLAGLRVLALGGIHSAALTASGDVLTWGYGGFGALGHYVYHRELLPRKVKGPWEGKIVHIATSGAHTAAITESGELYTWGRDEGDGRLGLGSGGGPGEAGSLSVPSKVSVLPVPAAAVACGGFFTLALTSDGQLWSWGANSNFELGRGSNSSDWRPQIVPSLKNVHVIQVACGGYHSLALTDEGEVLSWGHGGHGQLGHPTIQNHRVPLAIKALSEERIVYIACGGSTSAAISEKGDLYMWGNARDCQLGVPDLPEVQPLPVKVNFLADGDEDPSPPRVISVAIGASHAMCLVSRQQIQK, from the exons atgTTGCGCCGCCTGCTGCCTCTCCACCGGCGCTGCTACTCCGCCTCGGCGACCTCGAGCGGCGCCGCGCCGACGCTCTACTCGGGCGGCGACCACCCCGTGTCGCTGCTCTCGTGGGGCCGCGGCGCGTCGGGCCAGCTGGGCGGCGGCAAGGAGGAGCGCCGCCTCTACCCGGCGCCGGTCGCGCGGCTCCTCCTCCCCGTCCCGTCCCCGGTCCTCCCGCCCACGCCCGGGCGGCTTCCCCCCGCCGCGGGGACGGAGGCGGCCGGCGGCGTGGAGGTGGGGATCTCCTGCGGGCTCTTCCACTCCGCGCTCCTCGTGGACGGCGCCGCCTGGGTGTGGGGCAAGGGCGACGGCGGCCGCCTCGGGCTCGGCGACGAGGCCTCCGCCTTCGTGCCCCGCGCGAACCCCAACCTCGCCGGCCTCCGCGTCCTCGCGCTCGGCGGCATCCACTCCGCCGCCCTCACCGCCTCCGGCGACGTCCTCACCTG GGGTTATGGTGGATTTGGAGCTCTGGGGCACTACGTTTACCATAGAGAGCTGTTGCCGAGGAAAGTGAAGGGCCCTTGGGAAGGGAAGATTGTGCACATTGCCACGAGCGGAGCGCATACTGCGGCGATCACAGAATCAG GTGAACTATACACTTGGGGTCGTGATGAAGGTGATGGAAGGTTGGGGCTTGGAAGTGGGGGTGGTCCAGGTGAAGCTGGCTCTCTCAGTGTTCCTTCCAAGGTGAGCGTGCTGCCTGTTCCAGCTGCTGCGGTTGCTTGTGGTGGCTTCTTCACCCTTGCGCTGACCTCGGATGGGCAGCTATGGAGTTGGGGAG CAAACTCAAACTTCGAACTGGGCAGAGGAAGCAATTCCAGTGACTGGAGGCCACAAATTGTCCCTAGCCTGAAAAATGTCCATGTAATCCAAGTAGCATGCGGTGGATACCATTCTTTAGCCTTGACTG ATGAAGGTGAAGTTCTCTCATGGGGACATGGTGGACATGGCCAACTAGGGCATCCAACCATTCAAAACCATAGAGTTCCACTTGCCATTAAAGCTCTGTCTGAGGAGCGAATTGTCTACATAGCCTGTGGGGGATCAACTTCTGCTGCTATATCAG AGAAAGGTGACCTGTACATGTGGGGAAATGCAAGAGACTGCCAGCTAGGTGTTCCCGATCTTCCAGAAGTGCAACCATTACCTGTTAAAGTTAATTTTCTTGCTGACGGTGATGAGGATCCAAGCCCTCCTCGTGTCATCTCGGTTGCAATAGGCGCTTCCCATGCCATGTGTTTGGTCTCCAGGCAACAGATTCAGAAATAG